One stretch of Rhipicephalus sanguineus isolate Rsan-2018 chromosome 10, BIME_Rsan_1.4, whole genome shotgun sequence DNA includes these proteins:
- the LOC119406393 gene encoding neprilysin-2, producing MLTDASRVYTGPYTRIATGPVRNPLSPSSEAVEQAATLEEDADDVQEAGGVLSYCATHVSPCLATLVASLAYASLYALVPHLVTTVVAPRCFAPDCYDFPKELAMAMDPSVDPCTDFYQFTCGRWSKVHPVDTNQFTSLQRKIFFSLYTDIRRQPSSAPSRSGEKSAQALVMCEDIFVNREENLEGLRAFLGDHGLGWPDAPLDSAEFNVLDALVGLSLDADVHFLFQMKLVPNFRQDDRLILSLSQNQGLMLWFQHRALHLPGAALGKTMLQLAKALGTPGQVYASLVEDMVQMDTDLMSMYFEFKEKDLIGYSQFQELGDLSAGRVSSERWLEAINRHLPEEAQMSELSELYIIGTAYLGVAGRFLGKYAREPDRLRLFVSWHVARSLMPLASYELTKALQAETSESQMAVTYLELCIGRVSEMAPFALAHFFFAKFLPAGALKTADRMVNAIRDSSLLAFRNLSWMEDATRREAVNKLSSLHEIVAFPKELSSAEAIDAHYSYLPKFRRPFLRTYTESLRAALAQSKPLLRGGRGNRSINRELYLHAQPIPVNAFYMFVYHVMFIMPSIQFPPYFARSLPTAARYGGLGHVVGHEITHVFDPFMGNMDQTGVKVNWFSEASRLSFIGRLECLVRQYSEASSRYREPTSLTLSEDFADNSGFEHTFAAYRRAVGRGSEASGVAGFGNDQLFFLASCHKWCSARAELNSPYYSPKNLRCNVPLMNSAEFAVAYGCRRGAPMNPVKKCTFK from the exons ATGCTGACAGACGCCAGCCGCGTCTACACAG GACCGTATACCAGGATCGCCACCGGACCTGTGCGTAATCCACTCTCGCCATCTTCCGAGGCCGTCGAGCAAGCAGCCACGCTGGAAGAAGACGCGGACGACGTTCAGGAAGCCGGGGGCGTGCTGTCGTATTGCGCGACGCACGTGAGCCCGTGCTTGGCGACGCTGGTGGCGAGTCTGGCGTACGCGAGCCTGTACGCGCTGGTGCCGCACCTGGTGACCACGGTggtggcgccgcgctgcttcgcGCCCGACTGCTACGACTTCCCGAAGGAGCTGGCCATGGCCATGGACCCCAGCGTGGACCCGTGCACCGACTTCTACCAGTTCACGTGCGGACGCTGGAGCAAG GTGCATCCGGTGGACACGAACCAGTTCACGAGCCTCCAGCGCAAGATCTTCTTCAGCCTGTACACCGACATCCGGCGCCAGCCGAGCTCGGCGCCGAGCCGCTCGGGCGAGAAATCGGCGCAGGCGCTGGTAATGTGCGAGGACATCTTCGTGAACCGCGAGGAGAACCTCGAAGGGCTGCGCGCCTTCCTCGGCGACCACGGCCTGGGCTGGCCCGACGCGCCCTTAGACTCGGCCGAGTTCAACGTGCTCGACGCCCTCGTCGGACTCAGCCTGGACGCCGATGTGCACTTCCTGTTCCAGATGAAGCTGGTGCCCAACTTCAGGCAGGACGACCGGCTGATCCTGTCGCTGAGCCAGAACCAGGGGCTCATGCTCTGGTTCCAGCACCGGGCCCTGCACCTGCCCGGCGCCGCTCTAGGCAAGACGATGCTGCAGTTGGCCAAGGCCCTGGGCACACCGGGACAGGTCTACGCGTCGCTGGTCGAGGACATGGTTCAGATggacaccgacctcatgtccatGTACTTCGAGTTCAAGGAGAAGGACCTCATCGGCTACTCGCAGTTCCAG GAGCTGGGCGACCTGAGCGCGGGCCGCGTCTCCTCCGAGCGCTGGCTGGAGGCCATCAACCGGCACCTCCCCGAAGAGGCCCAGATGAGCGAGCTCAGCGAGCTGTACATCATCGGCACCGCCTACCTGGGCGTCGCGGGTCGCTTCCTGGGCAAGTACGCTCGCGAGCCGGACCGGCTGCGCCTCTTCGTCAGCTGGCACGTGGCCCGGTCGCTGATGCCGCTCGCCTCGTACGAGCTTACCAAGGCACTGCAG GCCGAGACGAGCGAGTCGCAGATGGCCGTCACGTACCTCGAGTTGTGCATCGGCCGCGTCTCCGAGATGGCGCCGTTCGCGCTGGCGCACTTCTTCTTCGCCAAGTTCCTGCCGGCGGGCGCGCTCAAAACGGCCGACCGCATGGTGAACGCGATACGCGACTCCTCCCTGCTCGCCTTCCGCAACTTGTCCTGGATGGAGGACGCCACGCGACGGGAGGCCGTCAACAAGCTCTCCTCGCTGCACGAGATCGTCGCCTTCCCCAAGGAGCTGTCGTCGGCCGAGGCGATCGACGCCCACTACTCCTATCTGCCCAAGTTCAG GAGACCATTTCTGCGCACCTACACGGAATCCCTGCGCGCCGCCCTGGCGCAGTCCAAGCCCCTGCTGCGCGGGGGCCGCGGCAACCGGTCCATCAACCGCGAGCTGTACCTGCACGCGCAGCCCATACCGGTCAACGCGTTCTACATGTTCGTCTACCACGTGATGTTCATCATGCCGTCCATACAGTTCCCGCCATACTTTGCTCGCTCCCTGCCGACGGCCGCCCGCTACGGGGGCCTCGGTCACGTCGTAGGCCACGAGATCACGCACGTCTTCGACCCCTTCATGGGAAACATGGACCAGACCGGGGTCAAG GTGAACTGGTTCTCGGAGGCCTCTCGGCTGAGCTTCATCGGTCGCCTCGAGTGCCTCGTGAGGCAGTACAGCGAGGCGTCGAGCCGCTACCGCGAGCCCACCTCGCTCACGCTGTCCGAGGACTTCGCCGACAACAGCGGCTTCGAGCACACGTTTGCCGCCTACCGGCGCGCGGTCGGTCGGGGCTCCGAGGCCTCCGGGGTGGCAGGCTTCGGCAACGACCAGCTCTTCTTCCTCGCCTCGTGCCACAAGTGGTGCTCGGCGAGGGCCGAGCTCAATTCGCCCTACTACTCGCCCAAGAACCTGCGCTGCAACGTGCCCCTCATGAACAGCGCTGAGTTCGCCGTGGCATACGGCTGCCGCCGCGGGGCGCCCATGAACCCCGTCAAGAAGTGCACCTTCAAGTGA